A genomic segment from Arcobacter acticola encodes:
- the ppk2 gene encoding polyphosphate kinase 2 produces the protein MQIEKLYGKDIDDILDFEEFSEKFENQPSEEFLKEVHKKYQYRSQEEALRTLQVELLKLQEHLEKKNEKMIILIEGRDASGKGGAIRRLTRYMNEKHYRVVALGKPSDTEKTQWYFQRYVQHFPKGGEIVIFDRSWYNRAMVEPVFGFCTEDEYETFMSTVSSFEEDVIAHKIHFLKIYFSVSKEEQANRFHEREENPLKQWKLSEIDLQMQERWDEFTQKKYRMLKETNTKISPWTIIRSDDKFLARYNAIKTILNKVNYEDRDSRINFTVDPEIVTSAEKELEIMDEKAKLRRENSK, from the coding sequence ATGCAAATAGAAAAGTTATATGGAAAAGATATTGATGATATCTTAGATTTTGAAGAATTTTCAGAAAAATTTGAGAATCAACCATCAGAAGAATTTTTAAAAGAAGTACATAAAAAATATCAATATCGTTCACAAGAAGAAGCCTTAAGAACTTTACAAGTAGAACTACTTAAACTACAAGAGCATTTAGAAAAGAAAAATGAAAAAATGATTATTTTAATTGAAGGAAGAGATGCCTCAGGGAAAGGTGGAGCAATTAGAAGATTAACAAGATATATGAATGAAAAACATTATAGAGTTGTTGCTTTAGGAAAACCCTCAGATACAGAAAAAACGCAATGGTATTTCCAAAGATATGTTCAGCATTTTCCAAAAGGTGGAGAAATAGTAATTTTTGATAGATCTTGGTATAACAGAGCAATGGTAGAACCTGTTTTTGGTTTTTGTACAGAAGATGAATATGAAACTTTTATGAGTACAGTTAGTAGTTTTGAAGAAGATGTAATAGCTCATAAAATTCACTTTTTAAAAATATATTTTTCTGTTTCGAAAGAAGAGCAAGCAAATAGATTTCATGAAAGAGAAGAAAATCCTCTTAAACAATGGAAATTAAGTGAAATTGATTTACAAATGCAAGAAAGATGGGATGAGTTTACACAAAAAAAATATAGAATGCTAAAAGAAACAAATACTAAAATCTCTCCTTGGACAATCATTAGAAGTGATGACAAGTTTTTAGCTAGATATAATGCTATTAAAACTATATTAAATAAAGTTAATTATGAAGATAGAGATTCAAGAATTAACTTTACTGTTGATCCAGAAATTGTAACAAGTGCTGAAAAAGAGTTAGAAATAATGGATGAAAAAGCAAAGTTAAGAAGAGAAAATTCGAAATAA
- a CDS encoding antitoxin: protein MTAIAKIFKNGQSQAVRLPKEFRFENQNELFVKKVENGIILLSKNDKSVWDNMFNRLDEFSDDFMNERVQPTQNREDLF, encoded by the coding sequence ATGACAGCAATAGCAAAAATATTTAAAAATGGTCAAAGTCAAGCTGTTAGATTACCAAAAGAGTTTAGATTTGAAAATCAAAATGAACTTTTTGTTAAAAAAGTTGAAAATGGAATAATATTACTTTCTAAAAATGATAAATCAGTTTGGGATAATATGTTTAATAGACTAGATGAATTTTCAGATGATTTTATGAATGAGCGAGTTCAACCAACTCAAAATAGGGAGGATTTATTTTGA
- the vapC gene encoding type II toxin-antitoxin system tRNA(fMet)-specific endonuclease VapC has protein sequence MKKLILDTNICIYIIKNKPQSLREKFREFDVGDLCISSITVSELYFAAYKSLHIEKNLLALEHFLRPFDILEYDLNASIEYGKIRATLEKSGKVIGGLNMMIAAHALSNKMTLVTNNIKEFERIENLVLDNWV, from the coding sequence TTGAAAAAGTTAATACTTGATACAAATATTTGTATTTATATTATAAAAAATAAACCTCAAAGTTTAAGGGAAAAATTCAGAGAGTTTGATGTAGGCGATTTATGTATTTCATCTATTACGGTTTCCGAGCTTTATTTTGCAGCTTATAAAAGTTTGCATATTGAGAAAAATCTTTTAGCACTTGAACATTTTTTAAGACCTTTTGATATATTAGAATATGACTTAAATGCTTCTATTGAGTATGGAAAAATAAGAGCAACTTTAGAAAAATCTGGAAAAGTAATCGGTGGACTTAATATGATGATAGCCGCTCATGCTTTGTCAAATAAAATGACTTTAGTTACAAATAACATTAAAGAGTTTGAAAGAATTGAAAATTTGGTTTTGGATAATTGGGTTTAA
- a CDS encoding IS1380 family transposase: MGELKIEYSDKKITPFGGMKLLKDFIDKTDVIKSLYEVNLPQPGSNAGYNPIDIIQGFWLAIFTGASRYIHADWIRYDTTLQNIFNIKKLPSQSTYSRFFHKFDMGKNNEVFPMLQQKFFNQINVGALTIDLDSTVITRYGEQEGAKKGYNPKKMGRNSHHPLIAFISQTKMVANAWMRSGNTSDLNNYSNFLDETFDICLKDHKVGLVRADSGFYSQKFLEYFENRNLNYIVAVKFYENIKYTIGNITQWIKITNGLEVASLKFKPENGIERRYIIVRKLTSQYPKSGGKLLFDEPIYRYSAFVTNIELPVDQIYNIYNTRADCENRIKELKYDFGADNFCLKDFYATEASFRFIMMAYNIMALFKHQVVNSNMMLSTLRSYCFALGSWITEHSNKKTLKISLPQKRRAWMDGLFENVKQSQMPFKYT; encoded by the coding sequence ATGGGTGAACTAAAAATAGAGTATTCAGATAAAAAAATAACTCCATTTGGTGGTATGAAGTTACTTAAAGATTTTATAGATAAAACTGATGTAATTAAAAGTTTATATGAAGTAAATCTTCCACAACCTGGATCAAATGCTGGGTATAATCCAATAGATATTATTCAAGGTTTTTGGTTAGCAATATTTACAGGAGCGAGTAGATATATTCATGCTGATTGGATTAGATATGATACAACCTTACAAAATATATTTAATATAAAAAAGCTTCCTAGTCAATCAACTTATAGTAGATTTTTTCACAAATTTGATATGGGGAAAAATAATGAAGTATTTCCAATGTTACAACAAAAATTTTTTAATCAAATTAATGTGGGTGCATTAACTATAGATTTAGATAGTACAGTAATAACAAGATATGGAGAGCAAGAGGGAGCAAAAAAAGGTTACAATCCTAAAAAGATGGGTAGAAACTCTCATCATCCACTTATAGCTTTTATATCACAAACAAAAATGGTTGCAAATGCATGGATGCGTTCAGGCAATACAAGTGACCTAAATAACTACTCAAACTTTTTAGATGAAACATTCGATATTTGTTTAAAAGATCATAAAGTAGGCCTAGTAAGAGCAGATAGTGGATTTTATTCTCAGAAATTTTTAGAATACTTTGAAAATAGAAATTTAAATTATATTGTTGCTGTTAAATTCTATGAGAATATAAAGTATACAATTGGAAATATTACCCAATGGATTAAAATTACAAATGGACTTGAAGTAGCATCATTAAAATTCAAACCAGAAAATGGAATTGAAAGAAGATATATAATAGTTCGTAAACTTACATCACAATATCCAAAATCAGGAGGTAAACTTCTATTTGATGAACCAATATATAGATATAGTGCCTTTGTAACAAATATAGAGCTACCAGTAGATCAAATATATAATATTTATAATACAAGAGCAGATTGTGAAAATAGAATCAAAGAGTTAAAGTATGATTTCGGAGCAGATAACTTCTGTTTAAAAGACTTTTATGCAACAGAGGCTTCTTTTAGATTTATTATGATGGCATACAATATTATGGCACTATTTAAACATCAAGTTGTTAATTCAAATATGATGCTTTCAACTCTACGTTCCTATTGCTTCGCATTAGGATCTTGGATAACAGAACATTCCAATAAAAAGACTCTAAAAATATCATTACCACAAAAAAGAAGAGCTTGGATGGATGGTTTGTTTGAAAATGTAAAACAATCTCAAATGCCGTTCAAATATACCTGA
- a CDS encoding virulence RhuM family protein, which translates to MDNISNIVLYNDGELELKVSVNEETIWLTQKQLSELFSVEIHTINYHIKNIYKQKELNKNSTIRIFRIVQKEGNREIQRNIEHYNLDMIISIGYRVNSITATKFRQWATSILNPNYAIAK; encoded by the coding sequence ATGGATAATATTTCAAATATTGTACTTTACAATGATGGAGAATTAGAATTAAAAGTTTCTGTAAATGAAGAAACAATTTGGCTTACACAAAAGCAACTGTCAGAGCTTTTTAGTGTTGAAATACATACTATTAATTATCATATTAAAAATATTTATAAACAAAAAGAACTAAATAAAAATTCAACTATTCGAATTTTTCGAATAGTTCAAAAAGAAGGAAATAGAGAGATTCAAAGAAATATTGAACACTATAATCTTGATATGATTATATCAATAGGATATAGAGTAAACTCAATTACAGCTACAAAATTTCGTCAATGGGCAACATCTATTTTAAACCCGAATTATGCAATAGCAAAATAA
- the urtA gene encoding urea ABC transporter substrate-binding protein translates to MKRLFAKAIVTSALLGGMLVHAADTIKVGVLHSLSGTMAISETTLKDTVLMLIEEQNKKGGILGKKLEPVVVDPASNWPLFAEKMRGLLTQDKVDVTFGCWTSVSRKSVLPVVEELNGLLFYPVQYEGEESSKNVFYTGAAPNQQAIPAVDYLMNEMGVKRFVLAGTDYVYPRTTNKILESYLISKGVKKEDIMINYTPFGHSDWQSIVSDVKKFGSTGVKTAVVSTINGDANVPFYKELGNQGIKSEDIPVVAFSVGEEELSGIDTKPLVGHLAAWNYFESIDAPANKDFIKTWKTYIKDEKRVTNDPMEATYIGFNLWVKAVEKAGTTEVDKVNEAIIGLEVPNLTGGTAKMLKNHHITKPVLIGEIQEDGQFETVWRTEKEVAGDAWSDFLPGSKDLISDWTKPINCGTYNTVTKKCSGTN, encoded by the coding sequence ATGAAAAGATTATTTGCAAAAGCGATTGTAACTTCAGCACTATTAGGTGGGATGTTAGTTCATGCAGCTGATACTATTAAAGTTGGAGTTTTACACTCACTATCTGGAACTATGGCTATTTCTGAAACTACATTAAAAGATACTGTTTTAATGTTAATTGAAGAGCAAAATAAAAAAGGTGGGATTTTAGGTAAAAAACTAGAACCCGTAGTTGTAGATCCAGCTTCAAACTGGCCTTTATTTGCTGAAAAAATGAGAGGTCTTTTAACACAAGATAAAGTTGATGTTACATTTGGTTGTTGGACATCAGTTTCAAGAAAATCTGTTCTTCCAGTTGTAGAAGAGTTAAATGGTTTATTATTTTACCCTGTTCAATATGAAGGTGAAGAATCTTCTAAAAACGTATTCTATACAGGTGCTGCGCCAAACCAACAAGCAATTCCTGCAGTTGATTATTTAATGAATGAAATGGGTGTAAAAAGATTTGTTTTAGCTGGAACTGACTACGTATATCCAAGAACTACTAATAAGATTTTAGAGTCTTACTTAATATCAAAAGGTGTTAAAAAAGAAGATATTATGATTAACTATACGCCATTTGGTCATTCAGACTGGCAAAGTATTGTTTCAGATGTTAAAAAGTTTGGTTCAACTGGAGTTAAAACAGCAGTTGTTTCTACAATCAATGGAGATGCAAATGTTCCATTTTATAAAGAGCTAGGAAATCAAGGTATTAAATCTGAAGATATTCCAGTTGTTGCATTCTCTGTTGGTGAAGAAGAACTTTCAGGAATTGATACTAAACCACTTGTTGGACATTTAGCTGCATGGAATTATTTTGAAAGTATTGATGCTCCTGCTAATAAAGATTTCATAAAAACATGGAAAACATATATCAAAGATGAAAAAAGAGTTACAAATGACCCAATGGAAGCTACATATATCGGATTTAATTTATGGGTAAAAGCTGTTGAAAAAGCTGGAACTACAGAGGTTGATAAAGTAAATGAAGCAATTATTGGTTTAGAAGTTCCAAACTTAACAGGTGGAACTGCAAAAATGCTTAAAAATCACCATATTACAAAACCAGTTTTAATTGGAGAAATTCAAGAAGATGGTCAATTTGAAACTGTATGGAGAACTGAAAAAGAAGTTGCAGGTGATGCTTGGTCTGATTTCTTACCAGGATCTAAAGATTTAATCTCTGATTGGACAAAACCAATTAATTGTGGAACTTATAACACAGTTACTAAAAAATGTTCAGGAACAAACTAA
- the urtB gene encoding urea ABC transporter permease subunit UrtB: protein MNIIKIILLNLLIISFSYASTFEELSSKLSDKSFKVKEEVLNELIVNYKEEDKLEILLQNMLAGNLYFNPTTNEILVSQNENFKSLFTNENVQTQEDFSKIKINNKLRSVIKSGLAKINLFSKNIEKRLKAAKNILANLEQEDAAIVSEALASEKNSSVKEILLESDTNLKAKFSTGPEQIEAIKKLGDFLSAKSLETLTALSETSSDEEIKKVAHTSVIQIEESKSFYSFVETAFFGLSQGSVLLLAAIGLAITFGVMKVINMAHGELIMIGAYTTYTIQQLMPNLIEYSIIIAIPAAFIVSGIVGILIERLVIRHLYGRPLETLLATFGVSLVLQQIVRTVYSPLNQEVKTPSWMSGALEVNPALFLTYNRLYIIIFSLLVFFAILYVMKKTSLGLKVRAVSQNRPIARAMGIKSSFIDAATFGIGSGIAGVAGVALSQLTNVGPNLGQAYIVDSFMVVVFGGVGNLWGTLIAAFSLGELNKFIEPLAGAVLAKVIILVFIILFIQKRPRGLFPQKGRDAQD from the coding sequence ATGAATATTATAAAAATAATACTCCTTAATCTATTAATTATCTCATTTTCATATGCTTCTACCTTTGAAGAGTTATCTTCTAAATTATCAGATAAAAGTTTTAAAGTAAAAGAAGAAGTATTAAATGAGTTGATTGTAAATTATAAAGAAGAAGATAAATTAGAAATTTTATTACAAAATATGTTGGCTGGGAATTTATATTTTAATCCAACTACAAATGAAATTTTGGTTTCACAAAATGAAAATTTTAAAAGTTTATTTACAAATGAAAATGTTCAAACTCAAGAAGACTTTTCAAAGATAAAAATAAATAATAAATTAAGAAGTGTTATAAAATCAGGACTTGCAAAAATAAATCTTTTTTCAAAAAATATTGAAAAGAGATTAAAAGCTGCAAAAAATATCCTTGCAAATCTAGAACAAGAAGATGCTGCAATTGTAAGTGAAGCACTAGCTAGTGAAAAAAACTCATCTGTAAAAGAAATCTTACTTGAGAGTGATACAAATTTAAAAGCAAAATTCTCAACAGGACCTGAGCAAATTGAAGCAATAAAAAAGCTAGGAGATTTTCTATCAGCGAAATCTTTAGAAACTTTAACAGCTCTATCTGAAACATCAAGTGATGAAGAGATAAAAAAAGTTGCACATACATCAGTAATACAAATTGAAGAGAGTAAATCTTTTTACTCTTTTGTAGAAACTGCCTTCTTTGGTTTATCACAAGGTTCAGTTTTATTATTAGCAGCAATTGGATTAGCTATTACTTTTGGAGTTATGAAAGTTATTAATATGGCTCATGGCGAGTTAATTATGATAGGAGCTTATACAACATATACAATCCAGCAATTAATGCCAAATTTAATTGAGTATTCAATAATCATTGCAATTCCAGCAGCATTTATAGTAAGTGGAATTGTTGGAATTCTAATAGAAAGATTGGTTATTAGACATTTATATGGAAGACCACTTGAAACTTTACTTGCAACTTTTGGGGTGAGTTTAGTTTTACAACAAATTGTAAGAACAGTTTATTCACCTTTAAATCAAGAAGTAAAAACACCATCTTGGATGAGTGGAGCTTTAGAGGTAAATCCAGCTTTATTTTTAACTTACAATAGATTATATATCATAATCTTTTCTTTGCTTGTATTTTTTGCCATTTTATATGTGATGAAAAAAACATCATTAGGATTAAAAGTTAGAGCCGTTTCTCAAAACAGACCAATAGCCAGAGCTATGGGAATAAAATCAAGTTTTATTGATGCGGCTACTTTTGGAATAGGTTCAGGAATTGCAGGAGTTGCAGGAGTTGCACTTTCACAGCTTACAAATGTTGGACCAAATTTAGGACAAGCTTATATAGTAGATTCCTTTATGGTTGTAGTATTTGGTGGAGTTGGAAATTTATGGGGAACTCTAATAGCCGCATTTAGTTTAGGTGAACTTAATAAGTTTATTGAACCTCTTGCAGGTGCTGTTTTAGCAAAAGTAATAATATTGGTATTTATCATTTTATTTATACAAAAAAGACCTAGAGGATTATTTCCTCAAAAAGGTCGAGATGCACAGGATTAA
- the urtC gene encoding urea ABC transporter permease subunit UrtC: MKNKSLVLKILENDKGGKIVLSALAVIVFIVSFCNLVVPADSIFHVSTFTVTILGKYLAFALLALALDLVWGYLGVLSLGHGAFFALGGYGLAMYLMRQIGDRGVYGNPELPDFMVFMNLKELPWFWYGFDNPLFAFFMLMAVPAILAFVFGWFAFKSRVTGVYLSIITQALTYALMLAFFRNDMGFGGNNGLTDFKDILGFDLQADTTRVGLLIVTFLFLTLGYLICRFIINSKLGRVVISIRDAESRVRFLGYKVEQYKLFIFVVSAILAAIAGALYVPQVGIINPGVFSPLFSIELVIWVAIGGRGTLYGAIIGAMLVSFASTYFTSALPEVWLYALGGLFVVVTLYLPAGVVGLISKLTGKMKKA; the protein is encoded by the coding sequence ATGAAAAATAAATCTTTAGTATTAAAAATTTTAGAAAATGACAAAGGCGGTAAAATAGTTTTATCTGCTCTTGCAGTTATAGTATTTATAGTTTCATTTTGTAATTTAGTAGTTCCTGCTGACTCTATTTTTCATGTTTCAACATTTACTGTTACTATTTTAGGAAAGTATTTAGCTTTTGCTCTTTTAGCCTTAGCCTTAGATTTAGTTTGGGGATATTTAGGAGTTTTAAGTTTAGGGCATGGAGCATTTTTTGCCCTTGGTGGATATGGTTTGGCCATGTATTTAATGAGACAAATCGGAGATAGAGGAGTTTATGGAAATCCAGAACTTCCAGATTTTATGGTATTTATGAACTTAAAAGAGTTACCTTGGTTTTGGTATGGTTTCGATAATCCATTATTTGCCTTTTTTATGTTGATGGCAGTTCCTGCTATTTTGGCTTTTGTATTTGGATGGTTTGCATTTAAATCAAGGGTTACAGGAGTTTATTTATCTATTATAACTCAGGCTTTAACTTATGCTTTAATGTTAGCATTTTTTAGAAATGATATGGGTTTTGGTGGAAATAATGGTCTTACAGATTTTAAAGATATTTTAGGATTTGATTTGCAAGCTGATACTACAAGAGTAGGGCTTTTAATAGTTACTTTTTTATTTTTGACTTTAGGGTATTTGATTTGTAGATTTATTATAAATTCAAAACTAGGGCGAGTTGTAATTTCTATTAGAGATGCTGAAAGTAGGGTTAGATTTTTAGGTTATAAAGTTGAACAATACAAACTTTTTATTTTTGTTGTCTCTGCTATTTTAGCAGCAATTGCAGGAGCTTTGTATGTGCCTCAAGTAGGAATTATAAATCCAGGTGTATTTTCACCACTATTCTCAATTGAACTTGTAATTTGGGTTGCAATTGGAGGACGAGGGACTTTATATGGAGCGATTATTGGAGCAATGCTTGTAAGTTTTGCAAGTACATATTTCACATCTGCACTTCCTGAAGTTTGGTTATATGCTCTTGGTGGATTGTTTGTGGTTGTAACTTTATATCTACCTGCTGGTGTTGTAGGACTTATTAGTAAATTAACTGGGAAAATGAAAAAGGCTTAA
- the urtD gene encoding urea ABC transporter ATP-binding protein UrtD → MERLKRENETDIGDLKIGSRILLVDGVSVSFDGFKALNNLSFSINYGELRCIIGANGAGKSTMMDVVTGKTRPDSGSVIFGHSVDLLTMDEPSIAQIGVGRKFQKPTVFQNHTVFENLELAMKDDKRFFKTLFSKLRSEQKDKIEETMKLIGLKELYNMEAGILSHGQKQWLEIGMLIMQEPKLLLVDEPVAGMTPQEVEKTAEILTNLAKENAVVVVEHDMEFIRSIAKKVTVLHEGSVLAEGNMDAIQNNEKVRKVYLGE, encoded by the coding sequence ATGGAAAGATTAAAAAGAGAAAATGAAACTGATATAGGTGATCTAAAAATAGGAAGTAGAATACTTCTTGTTGATGGTGTAAGCGTTAGTTTTGATGGATTTAAGGCTTTAAATAATCTTAGTTTTTCTATTAATTATGGTGAGTTAAGATGTATAATTGGAGCAAATGGAGCTGGAAAATCAACTATGATGGATGTGGTAACTGGAAAAACAAGACCAGATTCAGGATCTGTGATTTTTGGACATTCTGTTGATTTACTTACAATGGATGAACCAAGTATTGCCCAAATTGGTGTTGGAAGAAAATTCCAAAAACCAACAGTTTTTCAAAATCATACGGTTTTCGAAAATTTAGAGCTTGCAATGAAAGATGATAAAAGGTTTTTCAAAACACTTTTTTCAAAATTAAGATCTGAGCAAAAAGATAAAATCGAAGAAACCATGAAACTAATAGGTTTAAAAGAGCTTTACAATATGGAAGCAGGAATCTTATCCCATGGTCAAAAACAATGGTTAGAAATAGGAATGTTAATTATGCAAGAGCCAAAACTACTACTAGTAGATGAACCAGTTGCAGGAATGACACCACAAGAAGTAGAAAAAACAGCAGAAATTTTAACAAATTTAGCAAAAGAAAATGCAGTAGTAGTTGTGGAACACGATATGGAGTTTATAAGAAGTATCGCTAAAAAAGTAACAGTTTTACATGAGGGTTCAGTTTTGGCAGAAGGAAATATGGATGCAATACAGAACAACGAAAAAGTTCGAAAAGTATACTTAGGAGAGTGA
- the urtE gene encoding urea ABC transporter ATP-binding subunit UrtE — MIKIEKVNQFYGQSHTLWDLDLEIKKGRCTCLMGRNGVGKTTLSKVIMGLLPIKDGQIIYDGQDISKLADHKRASIAIGYVPQGREIFSQLTVLENLQIGVLANRNKITKVPDKIYDLFPVLKDMQKRKGGDLSGGQQQQLAIARALCIEPKFLILDEPSEGIQPNIVAQIGEVIDYLTKEEQITVMLVEQKLPFARKHGDDFYVLDRGSVVANGEIAQLSDEIIKKYMSV, encoded by the coding sequence ATGATAAAAATAGAAAAAGTAAACCAATTTTACGGACAAAGCCATACTTTATGGGATTTGGATTTAGAGATAAAAAAAGGTAGATGCACTTGTCTTATGGGAAGAAATGGAGTTGGAAAAACAACTCTAAGTAAAGTAATCATGGGATTACTTCCAATCAAAGATGGTCAAATTATATATGATGGACAGGATATTTCAAAATTAGCTGACCACAAAAGAGCAAGTATAGCAATAGGTTATGTTCCACAAGGAAGAGAGATTTTCTCACAATTAACAGTTTTGGAAAACCTACAAATTGGTGTTTTAGCAAATAGAAATAAAATCACAAAAGTTCCAGATAAAATCTATGATTTATTTCCAGTTCTAAAAGATATGCAAAAAAGAAAAGGTGGCGATTTATCAGGAGGTCAACAACAACAACTAGCAATCGCAAGAGCTTTATGTATAGAGCCAAAGTTTTTAATCCTAGATGAACCAAGTGAAGGAATCCAACCAAATATCGTAGCTCAAATTGGAGAAGTAATAGACTATCTAACAAAAGAAGAGCAAATCACAGTGATGTTAGTAGAGCAAAAACTTCCATTTGCAAGAAAACATGGAGATGATTTTTATGTACTTGATAGGGGAAGTGTTGTTGCAAATGGCGAGATTGCACAACTTAGTGATGAGATTATTAAAAAGTATATGTCAGTGTAA
- a CDS encoding type II toxin-antitoxin system Phd/YefM family antitoxin, producing the protein MTRVMSVSQVRADIYNVMDETALTHEPILITGKRNNAVMLSQEDWNAIEETLFLNSVPNLATSIKESMQEDDSEFSEDIEW; encoded by the coding sequence ATGACAAGAGTTATGTCAGTTAGTCAAGTAAGAGCAGATATTTACAATGTGATGGATGAAACTGCACTAACACATGAACCAATACTTATTACTGGAAAAAGAAACAATGCGGTGATGCTTTCGCAAGAAGATTGGAATGCAATAGAAGAAACTTTATTTTTAAACTCAGTTCCCAATCTTGCAACTTCAATTAAAGAGTCAATGCAAGAAGATGATAGTGAATTTAGTGAAGATATTGAATGGTAG
- a CDS encoding Txe/YoeB family addiction module toxin, with translation MVEYKILYSKLAQKDAKKLSATNLQNKAKELIETIKKDPFQNPPPYEKLVGNLSGAYSRRINIQHRLVYEVREEDKVLRILRMWSQYRE, from the coding sequence ATGGTAGAGTATAAAATACTTTACAGTAAACTAGCTCAAAAAGATGCTAAAAAACTATCTGCTACAAACTTACAAAACAAAGCTAAAGAACTTATTGAAACTATAAAAAAAGATCCATTTCAAAATCCTCCACCATATGAAAAATTAGTCGGCAATCTAAGTGGTGCATATTCAAGAAGAATAAATATTCAACATAGATTAGTTTATGAAGTAAGAGAAGAAGATAAAGTACTTAGAATTTTGAGAATGTGGTCGCAATACAGAGAATAA
- a CDS encoding urease accessory protein UreD, which yields MSIKFSFKDDIFSLNSLKLPSRHYYFNDSENYIKLLNIGEGIFPKDKIRLNVSLDNSNLILTTESATKIYSSKKEFGINKINIKLENNSNLEFINDELILYKDSKYIQLFKLNFDESSSFFYTDILSRGRSYENFDFTNMLIKNSFCENTHLEYIEKFDVKGDELKDYITRKSSVNFIFAKIYIKTKNNEEFITKLQKNGFTSFTFSKNKKIIIGVISSDNMSNLKEKIMSIWARYRENISKKEFCLGKQ from the coding sequence ATGAGTATAAAGTTTAGTTTTAAAGATGATATATTTTCTTTGAATAGTTTGAAACTTCCATCAAGACACTATTATTTCAATGATAGTGAAAATTACATAAAGTTATTAAACATAGGTGAAGGAATCTTTCCAAAAGATAAAATCAGATTAAATGTTTCTTTAGATAATTCAAACCTAATACTAACTACAGAATCAGCTACAAAAATATATTCATCTAAAAAAGAGTTTGGAATAAATAAAATAAATATTAAACTTGAAAATAACTCAAATTTAGAGTTTATAAATGATGAATTGATTTTATATAAAGACTCAAAATATATTCAACTTTTCAAACTAAATTTTGATGAGAGTTCAAGTTTTTTTTACACAGATATTTTAAGTCGTGGAAGAAGTTATGAGAACTTTGATTTTACAAATATGCTTATAAAAAACTCTTTTTGTGAAAACACGCATTTAGAATATATCGAGAAATTCGATGTAAAAGGTGATGAATTAAAAGATTATATTACAAGAAAAAGTAGTGTTAACTTTATTTTTGCAAAAATTTATATAAAAACAAAAAATAATGAAGAGTTCATAACAAAGCTTCAAAAAAATGGTTTTACATCTTTTACTTTTAGTAAAAATAAAAAAATCATAATAGGTGTAATAAGCTCTGATAATATGTCAAATTTAAAAGAAAAGATTATGAGTATTTGGGCAAGATATAGAGAAAATATTTCTAAAAAAGAGTTTTGTTTAGGGAAACAATAA
- a CDS encoding SemiSWEET family sugar transporter → MQELVGSIAAFLTTVAFVPQAYKVYKTNQTKDLSLFLFLIFSLGVFMWLIYGIMKEDSPIMIANSITLFLSLYILYKKISIDNSEKSI, encoded by the coding sequence ATGCAAGAATTAGTAGGCTCAATAGCTGCTTTTTTAACTACTGTGGCTTTTGTACCACAAGCTTATAAAGTTTATAAAACGAATCAAACAAAAGACTTATCACTTTTTTTGTTTTTGATTTTTAGTTTAGGTGTTTTTATGTGGCTTATTTATGGAATTATGAAAGAAGATTCTCCAATTATGATAGCAAATTCAATTACATTATTTTTATCATTGTATATTTTATATAAGAAAATTTCTATTGATAATTCAGAAAAAAGTATATAA